The Granulicella sp. 5B5 nucleotide sequence TACGTCACCAGCGTGCTCGCTCTGGCGGGCTTCGCGTTCGCGGTGCACTCGATGCTGAACGGCCCCGGCGTCGTCTGGACGTGGCTGCTGGCCTGCGGTGTCACCGGCATGGTCACGGCGTTCCTCTTCGTCTGGATCACGCAGTACTACACCGAAAGCAAATACCGCCCGGTGCAGTCCATTGCAGAGGCCTCGCTTACCGGCCCGGCCACCAACATCATCAGCGGCCTCGCCGTCGGCATGGAGACACCCGCGCTGCCGGTGATCGTCATCTCCGCCGCGCTGCTACTCAGCTACTACTTCGGTGTAAAGGGCCTTGCAGGTGCGACCGACGCAAACGGTATGCCGCTGCACATCGCCAACTACGCCAAGGGAATCTACGGGACAGCCATCGCCACGATGGGCATGTTGAGCACCGCCGCCTACATCCTCGCGATGGATACCTTCGGCCCCATCACCGACAACGCCGGCGGCATCATCGAGATGTCCAATCAGGACGAAGCGGTCCGCGACAAGACCGACAAGCTCGACTCGGCCGGCAACACCACCAAGGCGCTCACCAAGGGCTACGCCATCGGCTCGGCATCGCTCGCGGCGTTCCTGCTCTTCTCCGCGTATCTGGAGGAGATCAAGTCCATCGTAACCTCCCGCGTCAACGACGCACTCGCCGCAGGCATTCCGGCCTACATGCCGCCGCACTGGTCGTTCACCAACATTAATCTCGCTGAGATTCCCGTCTTCGTCGGCGCTCTGCTCGGCGCGATGCTGACGTATCTCTTCTCTTCGCTCGCCATCAAGGCCGTAGGAAGAACAGCCCAGATGGTCGTCAAGGACGTCCGCGACCAGTTCCGCGAGAACCCCGGCATCATGGCAGGCACCAGCAAGCCCGACTACGCGCGCTGCGTCAGCATCGTCACCGGCGCGGCGCTCAAGGAGATGGTCCTCCCCGGCATCCTCGCCGTCGGCCTGCCCGTCGCCGTCGGCCTCATCTTCCGCAACTTCTCGGCAGTCTATGGCTCCGGCTCCGAAGGCCTGCTGCCCGGCGCGCTCTCCACGGTTCCGACCATCAACGGTGTCGCGGTCAACCTCGGCGGCGCGGAGGCTGTCGCTGGTCTGCTAATGGTCGGCACCATCTCCGGCATCCTACTCGCCATGCTGATGAACAACGGCGGCGGCGCATGGGACAACGCCAAGAAGTGGATCGAGACCGGCGTCTACGGCGGCAAAAAATCCGACGCTCACAAAGCCGCAGTCGTCGGCGACACCGTCGGCGATCCGTTCAAGGACACCGCCGGCCCGTCGCTGCACGTGCTCATCAAACTACTGGCGACGATCACGCTCGTGCTCGCGCCCCTGTTCCTGTAATTGACTCAAAAGCGAGAAGGCCGCCTCGTCCAAGGCGGCCTTCTTGGGATGCAGCTTGGCAACCGCCTTACTCCGGTCTACGCTGTACTCAGGAGATTGCCCATGACCACGGAAACCATCTCTCTCGCCTCGGAACTCGAAGCTGTTACTGCGCCTTTCATCGCCAGCGGCAAGTTTGCCAACGCCACCGAAGTCGTCCACGCCGCCATGGACGCCCTCCGCCACCAACTTGACGAGGCGGCCTATGACAAAGCGTGCGAACGAGCAGCTGAAGAAGGCGAAGCCAGCGGTCTGGTCGACTTCGACATCTTCGAAAGAGTTCGCGCCGAGCTTGGATTGAAATCAAGGGTTCGCGTCTGATGCCGAGGTTCGGTACTCCAGCAGAGCATTGGCCGACCTAAGGGAAATAGGAACTTTCACCCTCGAAAAGTGGGGAATCCAGCAGGCAGAAATGTATCTCGACGAAATCGACGATACCTGTGTGTTCATCGCCAAGAACCTCCGGGTCGGGCGGGTCTACGATCCCTCGCATCCAACTTGGCGAAGATTCGAGCACAAGAGTCACGTCATTCTTTACTCCCAAAACCGGTCCGGCGTGACCATCCAGCTCATCCTGCACAAGAGCCGTCTGCTGCCCTCGACTCCTCGCTGACAAACCTCCCCGTCCGCGCTATCCTTTCCCCGTCATCCAAATTCCACACTCTCCCGCCTCAAAGGAGACCCAGCCATGTCATCCATCCGACTACTCGTAGGAACCCGCAAAGGCGCCTTCGTGCTCACCTCCGACGGCGCGCGTAAAGACTGGACGATCTCACAGCCGCACTTCGCCGGTTGGGAGCTCTATCACCTCAAGGGCTCACCCGCCGACCCCAACCGTCTCTATGCCTCGCAGTCGTCCGGCTGGTTCGGCCAGCAGATCCAGCGCTCCGACGACGGCGGCCTCACCTGGAACCCGGTCGACAACAAGTTCGCCTACGATGGCACGGCCGGCACGCACCAGTGGTACGACGGCACGCCGCATCCATGGGAGTTCAAGCTCGTCTGGCACCTCGAGCCCTCGCTCACCGACCCCGACACCTGCTACGCGGGCGTCGAGGACGCGGCGCTCTTCCGCACCATTGACGGCGGCGCCTCATGGCATGAGCTGTCCGGCCTGCGCACCAGCGCCACCGGCCCCAACTGGCAGCCCGGCGCGGGCGGGCTCTGCCTGCACACCATCATCCTCGACAAGACCAATCCCGAGCGCATGGTCATCGCCATCTCCGCGGCGGGCGCGTTCCGTACCGACGACGGCGCGAAGACCTGGAAGCCCATCAACAAGGGCCTCTACTCCAAGTACATCCCCGACCCCACGGCGGAGGTCGGCCACTGCGTGCACCATGTCGCCATGCACCCGGCCAAGCCGCAGACGCTGTTCATGCAGAAGCACTGGGACGTGATGCGCTCGGACGACGCCGGTGACCAGTGGACCAAGATCAGCGGCAACCTGCCTACCGACTTCGGCTTCGTCATCGACGTGCACGCACACCAGCCGGAGACGGTCTACGTGGTGCCCATCAAGTCCGACGCTGAACACTTCCCTCTCGACGGTGAGCTGAAGGTCTACCGCAGCAAGTCCGGTGGCAACGAGTGGGAGCCGCTGACCAACGGCCTGCCACAGAAGGACTGCTATGTGAACGTGCTGCGCGATGCGATGTCCGTCGATCAACTCGACGACTGCGGCATCTACTTTGGCACCACCGGCGGCCAGGTCTACTGCTCGCCCGATGGTGGCGAAAGCTGGAGCGCGATTACGCACGATCTGCCCGCGGTGCTCTCAGTTGAAGCACAGACGCTGCCCTAAGCTATGCCTGCCGTCCGCGTCGACCTGCCCGCACCGCTGCGCCGCCTGGCCAGCATCTCCGGCCATGAGGTCACTCTCGACCTCGCGGCCGCGGTGACGCTTGAGGCGGTAATCCGGGAGCTGGAAGTCCGCTACCCTGCCCTGCGCGGCGCCATCCTCGACCACCACACGCAGCAGCGCCGTCCGTTCCTACGCTTCTTCGCGTTGAACGAGGACATCTCGTTGCAGCCGCTCGATGCACCATTGCCTTCCGCCATCGCCGACGGCAGCGAACCGCTGCTCATCATCGCGGGGATTGCTGGCGGTTAGACGATCTCGCGCTCCAGCACGATGAAGTGCAGATCGTCGCGCAACGGCTTGCCCAGGCGCTCGTCGCCATACGGAAACGGCTCGGTATCGCCGGTCTTCGTATAACCGCGCCGCTCGTACCACGCAATCAGCCCCACGCGCACATGCAGCACCGTCATGCGGATGCGTGTGCCTCCGCGCTCGCTGGCGTAGCCTTCAGCGGCAGCGAGCAACGTGCGTCCAAGCTGGCGGTTCTGGCGGTCAGGACGCACCGTCAGCAGGCCGAGATACCAGACGCCGCCAGCCTCCGGGTTCAGCCACGCCGTACCCAGCAGCGGGCCATCCTCAGTATCGCGCCACACCAGCAGAACGCCGTTGGGCTTGGCCGCCAGCTCTTCCCGCAGCGACGAATCGCTCAGGCGCTGCCCTTCGATAATTCCTTCTTCGACGTTCCAGCTCGCACCCGCGCCGGTGCCTCGATAGGCGAGGTTCGCCAGCGCAACCACCTCTGCAAAGTCCGCTTCCACTACAGGCCGCAAGATCATGGTGCCAGTTTAATCCCACGCGTCAGAAGCGGAAGTAAGCCCCCAGCATCGGCTCCGCTGTATGGAAGAACGCACCCGTGGAGGAGTATGCAGTCGCCAGTTGTGGGGCCTTGTACACGTTGCCGCGGTACTGCCCACGGATGCCGAGATGCGGCAACACAGCCCAGTCCACTCCGCCGCCGTATACCAGCACGCCCTTCGTCTGCGACTGTGCTCCATTCTGCGAGCCCGCAGGTTGGTTGAAGAGAATCCCGCCACCCGCCAGCAGAAATGGCCGCAGGTTCAGGATGTGCGCCGACACCTCATAGTCCGCAGTCACCTCATGCGCGTTCGCAGGCACAAACTTGTTCGCTGGCCCAACCACGTTGCACGTCGGGACAGGGTTTCCAGGGCAAACGACCTCCTCCGAATAGTTCTGGTCTGCCCGGTTCCATGCGTACGTCACCTCATACCCAAGCAGCGGGTTGGACTGGTGGTGCAACTCCACCAGCACACCCGCCTGGTTCGATGGGCTCTGGGTGACGCCATTACCATTCACCGTTCCGCTGAAGGCGCCATACACACTCGCAGCCACGTCGGTCTGGGCGTTCGCTGCGCTCGCCGTCGCTGCTGCCAGAGCCACCAGAACTGCAATCGTCCACCGTCTACGAGTCATAGGGTCCACTCCTCAGCTTGATACAGGAGGTCTCCATCCATGGCTTGCGTACCATCTCATCAGAAACCTCTGTATCCGATGCTCGCTTAGACGCGAGCCTGCACAAGGAGTTGCGCTGAATTTTGTACCGGAATCGAGCCCCACAATCACCCTGAATTCGCGCTGTCAAGCCCGAACAGTCTATCTTGAACATTCCATGCCAGATACGAGGATAAGACAATAGGCTCCAAACCGTTAGAATGAAAGTAGAGCCTTCTTGAGATACAATAACCTCCACTATCTGTGGTGCTATAACCCCTTTATTTCCCAGATCATACCCGCAACCATATAAAGAATCAGCCACTTACCCCCGGGATCACCCCGTAAGTCGCTGATTCTACTGGATACCGCCGCTACATAGGGAGGGGGAGGGGTATCCCACAGCCCCCGAAAGTACAATCGAAGTCATGGCTCGCCTTTACCCGTTCCGCGCTCTCCGTTACGATCCAGCCCGCGTCAGCATGACCGATGTCGTTACCCAGCCCTACGACAAGATCTCCCCGGAGATGCAGGAACGCTACTACCAGGCCAGCCCCTACAACCTCATCCGCGTCATCCTGGGCAAGCACCTGCCCGGCGATACAGACGCCCAGAACGTCTACACCCGCGCCGCCGCCACGCTGAGCGACTGGCGCAACGAAGGTGTCCTGAAGGAAGAGGCCGAGCCTGCCCTCTACGGATACTCGCAGACCTATACGGTGCCCGGCACCGACGAGGTGCGCGAGCGCCGCGGGTTCATCGGCCTGGCGCAGCTCTCCGACTACGCCGACCGCGTCGTCTATCGCCACGAGCAGACGTTCCCGAAGCATAAGTCCGACCGGCTTGCACTCTTCAAGGCCACGCGCGCCTACTGCGAGCAGATCTACATGCTCTACTCGGACCCGACATTTACCGCCGAGCAGATCATCTTTGCTGAGGGTGCCGCGCCGGAGCTGGAGATCACCGATGAGTACGATGTCGTGCATCGTGTGTGGAAGCTCACCGATCCTGCACTGATCCAGAAGGTGCTGGCAACGATGGACGACAAGTGGCTGCTCATCGCTGATGGGCATCACCGCTATGAGACCTCGACGGCCTACATGTTCGAGCGCGCCGCCGAGCTTGGCGTCGACCCCAAGGCCGCGCCGAAGACCGACGCAAATGGCCTGCCGCAGCCGGCCTTCCCCGAGCAGGCGATGATGATGACCTTCGTGAATATGGACGCGCCCGGCATCACCATCCTGCCGACGCACCGTGTCGCCTTCGGCCTGCCACACTTCAACGGCCGCGACTTCGCACGGAAGGCCGAACAGTACTTCACAGTGACAGAGATTCCGGCTAACACCGACGGCAAACTGCCCGGTGCGGCAGGCCTGCTCAAGGCCTTGAACGAGACTGAGGGGGTAGCGTTCGTCGCCGCCACGCGCGATGGAGATTTTCTGCTGAAGCCCAAGCCTGAGGCCGTTGCGCCATTGCTCGCGGACCTTTCGCCACGCAAGCAGCAACTGGATGTGACGCAACTGCACAAGGTGGTGCTGGATAAGCTGCTGGGTCTGAACGAAGAGACGGTACGAGCAGGCTCCAACGTGCGTTACCTGCGCGAGGCCACCGACGCCCTGCAACAGGTGGGCAGCGGCAATGCCGATGTTGCTTTCCTCATCAAGCCCGTCACGCTGGAGCAGATGAAGGACGTCTCGCTGAACCTGGAAGTGATGCCGCAGAAGTCGACGGACTTCTATCCGAAGCTGCTCAGCGGACTGGCGATGTACACGCTGGACTAGCGTTACTTCGAGATGCCCTCGAGCGGTGAGCTGGCGGTGGCATAGAGCTTCTTCGGCATGCGTCCGGCGAGGAACGCTTCGCGACCGGCTTCGACGCCCTTCTTCATCGCTGAACTCATCAGCACTGGGTCCTTCGCAGCGGCCATTGCGGTGTTGAGTAGTACTCCGTCAAAGCCCATCTCCATTGCCAGAGCTGCGTCGCTCGCGGTGCCGAGGCCAGCATCGACGATCAGCGGAACCTCCGTGATGAGTTCGCGCATCATGCGCAAGGTATAGGTGTTCGCGATGCCGAGGCCCGTGCCGATAGGAGCGCCAAGAGGCATCACAGCCGCTGCACCAACGTCAATCAGACGCTTGGCGAAGACGATGTCATCTGTCGTATAAGGGAGGACGGTGAAGCCTTCCTTGACCAGCACACTGGTCGCTTCGACCGTCGCCTGCACGTCGGGATAGAGCGTCGCCTGGTCGCCGATCACTTCGATCTTGACCCAGTCGGAGAGCCCAACCTCGCGACCGAGGCGTGCCGCTCGGATCGCCTCTTCTGCGGTGTAGCAACCCGCTGTGTTCGGCAGCAGGAAGTACTTCTTGGGATCGATGAAGTCGAGCAAAGATTCCTTACTTCGGTCGAGGTTCACTCGCCGCACTGCGACAGTGACCATCTCTGCGCCGGAGACTTCGATGGCGGCCTTCGTCTCAGCGCCATCCTTGTACTTGCCTGTTCCAACAATCAACCGCGACCGAAACGTACGTCCTGCAATGACCAACTCGTCCATGCCTCTAGTCTAATCGCCCGGAAACACAAACGGCCTGCTCCAGCGAAGGAGCAAGCCGTTATGCGGTGATCTGGGTGGTTTGACCTGAGGCATCCGTACTGGATGGGCCTCTGCAGAGTGGTACGAACTGCCAGGACTAGAGCACGGATGCTCTAAGCCTCAGTCACCTCACGTGTTGTCGTGCTACTGGAACTATCAATCTTCATAGGCTTGGACCATCCTCCTTTCCCGTGTGTCTGAAAGGTAAATTAGAGTCTGCCGCACGTCAAACCACCCGCTATGACGATGCTGCATCTGATTGATGGACGGATATTTGCAAGGAGATCACTCCATGAAACCTGTCACCATCATTGGCGCAATCCTGATTATCGTGGGCATTGTTGGATTCGCCGTCGGCGGCTTTACGTTCTCACATGAGAAGAAAGACGTGGACCTCGGGCCCCTGCAGGTTTCTCATGAGCAGAAGAATACTGTTCCCATTCCTCCGATCCTGAGCACAATCGCTCTGATAGGTGGGATTGCCCTAGTCGCTGCCGGGGTGAAGAGCCGCTAAATGTTACTTCATATACGCGCGTACAAGGTCGATCAACTCTTCTCCGAGCTCTGGCGTAAGGGCGGTTGCCTTTGGCCCAACGAGATGTAGGCGGATATGGTCTTCGAGGACCTCGGCCATGAGGCCGTCTACACCTCCGCGCACCGCAGCCAGCAGCATCAGTACATCAGCACAGTCTCGGTTTTCAATCAGGCTCCGCTCCACGGACTCAACTTGTCCGTGGATTCGTTTGGCGCGATTGATTAATTTCGCTCGCTCACGTGTCGTTTCCATAGTGCAAATATACCCTACCGGGGTATACTAATTCCTAGTTTACTGAGGCTCGTTATATACATTGAACTGTCATTGAGGACACCCTCTGACCGGCCGTTCATCAAACCCTCATACTTGCTCCGTACATTCACTGGGAACCCTCTCGACCGATGCCCTTCCTGACACCTGGCCGATCTGTATATCTCGCGCTGTCTTTGTTGCTGGCTATCTCCGCGCCGCTCCTTGCGCAGCAGAACAGCGATTCTGCGCCTGACGCTCCGCAACCGCAGCTGACACTCTTTCCGCATCCCGATAGTGCGCGGTATCTACTCTCGGGGCAAGTCAATATCGTCTTTCAGGCTCATCCTGGATTTCACTCGCCTTACTCAGGTACCAATTCATTTCTGGCGAGAGGCGAGTACAAGGTGTCGCTGGTGGGAACGCTATATACGGGGTTCGAGGTGAACTCAAAGCCTCGCTACGAGACAGATGCCATTTTTGATATGGAGTCGGCGGGCGGACGGGGTATCTCCGAGGCATTGGGGCTGGCCGGGTTTACGAACCTTGACGTTGTGCGGAACCCGAACCTGGGGTCAACCCCGTATGTCGCCCGAGTGCAGCTGCATCAGACGATCGGGTTTACGGACACGATGGTGAACCAGCAACGGACACAGTTCTCGCTGGCCACGAAGGTGCCGGAGCGGCGGCTGGACCTGCGGGTGGGGAAGATGAGCCTGCCGGATGTGCTGGACATCAACGGGCCGGGTTCGGACTCGCACCTGCAGTTCCTTAACTGGACGGCCGACAACAATGGCGCGTGGGACTATGCGGCGGACACTCGCGGCTATACCTATGCGGCAGTGGCTGAGTACGACGACAAGGACTGGTCGGCGCGGTATGCGCTGGCGCTGATGCCGACCATCGCTAACGGGATTGACCTGCAGTGGAACCTGCGCCGCGCGAGCGGACAGAATGTGGAGTTCGAGTACCGCAAGACACCGTTTGCTCTGCTACCGGAACGCTGGTTGTCGCCGGAGCGCAAGGGTGTAGTGCGCGCGCTGAGCTTCGTCAACCACGCGAATATGGGTGACTATCGCACGCAGATCAACGAGGCGCTTGCAGAGCGGGCGAACGGGGATCTGAGCGCAGTGCCGGTGATTACGGCGCATACGCCGCAGACGACTGTGAAATACGGGTTTGGGCTGAACTTCGAGCAGGAGCTGACGCAAGATGTGCGTCTGTTTGGGCGTTTTGGGTGGAACGAAGGGCAGCATGAGAGCTATGCGTATACCGAGGTTGACCAGACGTTTGAGGTTGGTGGCGATATCGCTGGCTCGCGTTGGGGACGAGCGAATGACAAGGTCGGCATTGTCGGAATTTCCAATGCGATCAAGCGCGATCACCAGGAGTACCTGGCGCTGGGCGGGCTGGGGTTCCTGCTGGGGGATGGGGCGCTAAGCTATGCGCGCGAGGACATCCTGGAGAGCTACTACAACGCACACAACTGGCGGGGGCTGTACAGCGCGTTCGATGTGCAGTTGATCGCGCATCCGGGCTACAACCAGGCGCGCGGGCCGGTGACCGTGTTCACCGTACGGACGCACGTAGACTTCTAGCCGGGATACCCCTCCCCCCTCCCTATGTAGCGGAGGGCTCTAGCGGAATCAACGACTTACGGGGTGATCCCCGGGGTAAGTCGCTGATTCTGTATATAATTGCGGGTATGATATGGGAAGGATTGGGGTTAGCGCGAAGTTTTGTGGCGTAACGGTTTTGACGTACAGTCGCGAGTTTGTTTCGAGTTTAGAGTTCCAGTTTTTCTTTGCTTACTTCTAGTATAGAAGGCTGGAAAGGAGAAAGTGTTTTTGTCTGCTGCGAGCTAAACCGCTCACAATGAACGATTTGAATAGCAGACTAGACCATCGGAGGCTTGACACGCTTGGGGCTCAGTCCGGCCTGGCTTTTCTTGAGGCGCAGGCGGGAGATCAGCCCAACGTCGAAAAAGGCGATGCCGAGAATGCCGAGAACTATTGCCAGCCGGTACAGGCGACCGATTGAAGCGATGCGGGCGGAACCGGGCAGGCCGGATGGATAGGCGACGGGAACCGTGGCGGCAGTGGGGAGATCGGGGTCGTCAGGGTCTGTGCTGGTGACGGGGTCCGTGAAGGTGACGAGTTGGCCGGAGGGCAGGCGGAAACGGAGGTGGGTGGCGTAGGTGACGTTTCCCATTGCATCCTGCGAGGCGCTGGTTTCGGTGACTACGGCCTCAGCACGAGGCCAGGATTTGAAGGTCCACCAGGTGTTCGCGGCAGAGAGGGCTGCAAGAGCCATCAGTACGCCGCCGATCCATGGAAGAAAAGATGCGCTGAGGCGATAGAACCGGTTTTTCAGCGCGAGTATTTCTTGAAGGGCAAACATTCCTGTCTCCAACGATATAGGTTGGCGGGCCTGTAAACGATTTTGACTTCGATATTCGCGCGCTTAGGCAAGAGCGAAGAATAAGAGACTAAATCAGTCCTATATACTGGCCTCACCATGACGACGAAAGCCCACGCCACTCTTCGACTTTTTCGACAACTGCACCTCTACATTGGAATCTTCATCTCTCCAGCCCTGCTGTTCTTTGCGTTTACGGGGGCGTTGCAGACGTTCAGCCTGCATGAGAGCGTGCGCGGCAGCGACTACAAACCAGCGCACTGGGTGATGGTGCTGGCGCAGATCCACAAGAACCAGAGCACGGTGATCCAGCAGAAGAAGCCGGGGCCTCCGCCGGAACAGGCAAAGGGCAACGCTAGCCGGGACGGGGCCAAAGGCAAGCCTGCAGAGGCAGCGGCGCCG carries:
- a CDS encoding sodium-translocating pyrophosphatase codes for the protein MHFGVPAALAFILQNAVPTAPSSSDALWLWIALGVGFLALIAAFVLAKIVLSADTGTVDMQTISNAIREGAEAFLARQYRTIGILAVVLAILLFLGYNFSPRTHDVALKTVVAFLVGAICSGLAGFTGMYVSIRANIRTAAAARNSLNGALQAALRGGAVTGLVVVALSLIGVGVLFFVFGGLDHPEQVPYQLVGFGFGASLVALFAQLGGGIYTKAADVGADLVGKVEAGIPEDDPRNPAVIADLVGDNVGDCAGRGADIFESTAAENVGAMILGVALYPVFGIKGIIFPLIVHAINLISSIIGVAIVKTNDTEDPMSALNRGFYVTSVLALAGFAFAVHSMLNGPGVVWTWLLACGVTGMVTAFLFVWITQYYTESKYRPVQSIAEASLTGPATNIISGLAVGMETPALPVIVISAALLLSYYFGVKGLAGATDANGMPLHIANYAKGIYGTAIATMGMLSTAAYILAMDTFGPITDNAGGIIEMSNQDEAVRDKTDKLDSAGNTTKALTKGYAIGSASLAAFLLFSAYLEEIKSIVTSRVNDALAAGIPAYMPPHWSFTNINLAEIPVFVGALLGAMLTYLFSSLAIKAVGRTAQMVVKDVRDQFRENPGIMAGTSKPDYARCVSIVTGAALKEMVLPGILAVGLPVAVGLIFRNFSAVYGSGSEGLLPGALSTVPTINGVAVNLGGAEAVAGLLMVGTISGILLAMLMNNGGGAWDNAKKWIETGVYGGKKSDAHKAAVVGDTVGDPFKDTAGPSLHVLIKLLATITLVLAPLFL
- a CDS encoding type II toxin-antitoxin system RelE/ParE family toxin, whose amino-acid sequence is MADLREIGTFTLEKWGIQQAEMYLDEIDDTCVFIAKNLRVGRVYDPSHPTWRRFEHKSHVILYSQNRSGVTIQLILHKSRLLPSTPR
- a CDS encoding exo-alpha-sialidase, encoding MSSIRLLVGTRKGAFVLTSDGARKDWTISQPHFAGWELYHLKGSPADPNRLYASQSSGWFGQQIQRSDDGGLTWNPVDNKFAYDGTAGTHQWYDGTPHPWEFKLVWHLEPSLTDPDTCYAGVEDAALFRTIDGGASWHELSGLRTSATGPNWQPGAGGLCLHTIILDKTNPERMVIAISAAGAFRTDDGAKTWKPINKGLYSKYIPDPTAEVGHCVHHVAMHPAKPQTLFMQKHWDVMRSDDAGDQWTKISGNLPTDFGFVIDVHAHQPETVYVVPIKSDAEHFPLDGELKVYRSKSGGNEWEPLTNGLPQKDCYVNVLRDAMSVDQLDDCGIYFGTTGGQVYCSPDGGESWSAITHDLPAVLSVEAQTLP
- a CDS encoding GNAT family N-acetyltransferase, with the translated sequence MILRPVVEADFAEVVALANLAYRGTGAGASWNVEEGIIEGQRLSDSSLREELAAKPNGVLLVWRDTEDGPLLGTAWLNPEAGGVWYLGLLTVRPDRQNRQLGRTLLAAAEGYASERGGTRIRMTVLHVRVGLIAWYERRGYTKTGDTEPFPYGDERLGKPLRDDLHFIVLEREIV
- a CDS encoding outer membrane beta-barrel protein; translated protein: MTRRRWTIAVLVALAAATASAANAQTDVAASVYGAFSGTVNGNGVTQSPSNQAGVLVELHHQSNPLLGYEVTYAWNRADQNYSEEVVCPGNPVPTCNVVGPANKFVPANAHEVTADYEVSAHILNLRPFLLAGGGILFNQPAGSQNGAQSQTKGVLVYGGGVDWAVLPHLGIRGQYRGNVYKAPQLATAYSSTGAFFHTAEPMLGAYFRF
- a CDS encoding DUF1015 domain-containing protein, producing MARLYPFRALRYDPARVSMTDVVTQPYDKISPEMQERYYQASPYNLIRVILGKHLPGDTDAQNVYTRAAATLSDWRNEGVLKEEAEPALYGYSQTYTVPGTDEVRERRGFIGLAQLSDYADRVVYRHEQTFPKHKSDRLALFKATRAYCEQIYMLYSDPTFTAEQIIFAEGAAPELEITDEYDVVHRVWKLTDPALIQKVLATMDDKWLLIADGHHRYETSTAYMFERAAELGVDPKAAPKTDANGLPQPAFPEQAMMMTFVNMDAPGITILPTHRVAFGLPHFNGRDFARKAEQYFTVTEIPANTDGKLPGAAGLLKALNETEGVAFVAATRDGDFLLKPKPEAVAPLLADLSPRKQQLDVTQLHKVVLDKLLGLNEETVRAGSNVRYLREATDALQQVGSGNADVAFLIKPVTLEQMKDVSLNLEVMPQKSTDFYPKLLSGLAMYTLD
- a CDS encoding thiazole synthase; this translates as MDELVIAGRTFRSRLIVGTGKYKDGAETKAAIEVSGAEMVTVAVRRVNLDRSKESLLDFIDPKKYFLLPNTAGCYTAEEAIRAARLGREVGLSDWVKIEVIGDQATLYPDVQATVEATSVLVKEGFTVLPYTTDDIVFAKRLIDVGAAAVMPLGAPIGTGLGIANTYTLRMMRELITEVPLIVDAGLGTASDAALAMEMGFDGVLLNTAMAAAKDPVLMSSAMKKGVEAGREAFLAGRMPKKLYATASSPLEGISK
- a CDS encoding DUF3185 domain-containing protein → MKPVTIIGAILIIVGIVGFAVGGFTFSHEKKDVDLGPLQVSHEQKNTVPIPPILSTIALIGGIALVAAGVKSR
- a CDS encoding metal/formaldehyde-sensitive transcriptional repressor, producing METTRERAKLINRAKRIHGQVESVERSLIENRDCADVLMLLAAVRGGVDGLMAEVLEDHIRLHLVGPKATALTPELGEELIDLVRAYMK
- a CDS encoding carbohydrate porin; translated protein: MGTLYTGFEVNSKPRYETDAIFDMESAGGRGISEALGLAGFTNLDVVRNPNLGSTPYVARVQLHQTIGFTDTMVNQQRTQFSLATKVPERRLDLRVGKMSLPDVLDINGPGSDSHLQFLNWTADNNGAWDYAADTRGYTYAAVAEYDDKDWSARYALALMPTIANGIDLQWNLRRASGQNVEFEYRKTPFALLPERWLSPERKGVVRALSFVNHANMGDYRTQINEALAERANGDLSAVPVITAHTPQTTVKYGFGLNFEQELTQDVRLFGRFGWNEGQHESYAYTEVDQTFEVGGDIAGSRWGRANDKVGIVGISNAIKRDHQEYLALGGLGFLLGDGALSYAREDILESYYNAHNWRGLYSAFDVQLIAHPGYNQARGPVTVFTVRTHVDF
- a CDS encoding DUF3592 domain-containing protein, which encodes MFALQEILALKNRFYRLSASFLPWIGGVLMALAALSAANTWWTFKSWPRAEAVVTETSASQDAMGNVTYATHLRFRLPSGQLVTFTDPVTSTDPDDPDLPTAATVPVAYPSGLPGSARIASIGRLYRLAIVLGILGIAFFDVGLISRLRLKKSQAGLSPKRVKPPMV
- a CDS encoding PepSY domain-containing protein; the encoded protein is MTTKAHATLRLFRQLHLYIGIFISPALLFFAFTGALQTFSLHESVRGSDYKPAHWVMVLAQIHKNQSTVIQQKKPGPPPEQAKGNASRDGAKGKPAEAAAPVVSKREQHVPLKIFFLLVSLSLMMSTLTGIYMAYKFVRNRVVVTGLLVAGVLVPLALLPF